One region of Azoarcus sp. CIB genomic DNA includes:
- a CDS encoding integrating conjugative element protein — translation MNRMLVTTALGLFTAATATAQSTTERLIVVEDRGGASALPYYQALNPQDAGPDESSAPLPAPRIGSPAEVEAAMLPVRSARLSPGDEPRRVVRAPGLTPLFLVGDDDRSRTWLKQRRTALQELGAVGQVVNVTSPEALAALRRLAPGLTLSPASGDDLAQRLGIRHYPVLITSTGIEP, via the coding sequence ATGAACCGCATGCTCGTCACCACTGCCCTGGGGCTGTTCACTGCTGCCACCGCCACGGCGCAATCGACTACCGAACGGCTGATCGTCGTCGAGGACCGCGGCGGCGCTTCTGCGCTGCCGTACTACCAAGCATTGAATCCGCAGGATGCGGGCCCGGACGAGTCGTCCGCGCCGCTGCCGGCACCCCGCATCGGCAGCCCGGCCGAAGTCGAGGCCGCCATGCTGCCGGTGCGCTCGGCACGGCTGTCGCCGGGCGATGAACCGCGCCGCGTCGTCCGCGCTCCGGGCCTGACGCCGCTGTTCCTGGTCGGCGACGACGACCGCTCGCGCACTTGGCTCAAGCAGCGGCGGACGGCGCTGCAGGAACTGGGCGCGGTGGGGCAGGTAGTCAATGTGACCTCGCCCGAGGCACTGGCCGCGCTGCGCCGCCTCGCGCCGGGCCTTACGCTGTCGCCAGCCTCGGGCGACGACTTGGCCCAGCGGCTGGGCATCCGTCACTACCCGGTGCTGATCACCTCCACCGGCATCGAACCCTGA
- a CDS encoding transglycosylase SLT domain-containing protein — protein sequence MAAAVSRPSALRAALLLGACVWASAASAQEVPPPAYQIAAQQAGVPSPVLYAVALQESGTRLRGRLIPWPWTLNVAGRPERYATRAQTCAGLRRALAHTPASRIDAGLGQVNLGYQAHRYSHPCELLDPYRNLAIAAEILKEQYVEGEDWLAAIGRYHRPAGGAPAARYRRNVHQHLVRVLGPGTTLFTTKATTP from the coding sequence ATGGCAGCGGCAGTAAGCCGGCCATCCGCGTTGCGCGCCGCGCTCTTGCTCGGCGCCTGCGTCTGGGCATCGGCTGCTTCCGCGCAGGAAGTGCCACCGCCGGCCTACCAGATCGCCGCGCAGCAAGCGGGCGTGCCGTCGCCAGTGCTGTACGCGGTGGCCTTGCAGGAGAGCGGCACCCGGCTGCGCGGCCGCCTGATTCCCTGGCCGTGGACGCTCAATGTCGCCGGCAGGCCCGAGCGCTACGCCACGCGGGCCCAGACCTGCGCCGGCCTGCGCAGGGCGCTCGCCCACACCCCGGCCAGCCGGATCGACGCCGGCCTCGGGCAGGTCAATCTCGGCTACCAGGCGCACCGCTACAGCCATCCCTGCGAGCTGCTCGACCCATACCGGAATCTCGCGATCGCCGCTGAAATCCTCAAGGAGCAGTACGTCGAGGGCGAGGACTGGCTGGCAGCCATCGGGCGCTACCACCGTCCTGCCGGCGGCGCACCGGCCGCCCGCTACCGCCGCAACGTCCACCAGCACCTCGTCCGCGTGCTGGGGCCGGGCACGACTCTTTTCACCACCAAAGCGACCACGCCATGA
- a CDS encoding TIGR03759 family integrating conjugative element protein: MKQYGTVTLLTVALLTGSTPVAVAQHTATSDTVPGRERPVVTVHSDELLGRDWGLSAEDWARYRELMQGPLGVYSPNLDPLTALGIEARSDEERNRYAELQVQAESRRVNKTLAYQRAYDAAWKRLYPGQLRVNLQGAQVPSAGNKGSGRLAVFVKADCAPCDQRVRQLQAAGTAFDIYMVGSRQDDARIRQWATLAGIDPARVRARTITLNHDAGRWLSLGMPGELPAVVREVNGQWQRQ; this comes from the coding sequence GTGAAGCAGTACGGGACCGTCACCCTCTTGACCGTCGCGCTTCTCACTGGCTCGACCCCGGTCGCGGTTGCCCAGCACACCGCCACGTCGGACACCGTCCCCGGCCGCGAGCGGCCGGTGGTGACCGTCCATAGTGACGAGCTGTTGGGCCGCGACTGGGGGCTGAGTGCCGAAGACTGGGCGCGCTACCGGGAGCTGATGCAGGGACCACTCGGCGTCTATTCCCCCAACCTCGACCCGCTCACGGCCCTGGGCATCGAGGCGCGCAGCGACGAGGAGCGCAACCGCTACGCGGAGCTGCAGGTGCAGGCCGAGTCGCGGCGCGTGAACAAGACGCTGGCCTACCAGCGGGCCTACGACGCGGCCTGGAAGCGACTCTATCCGGGCCAGTTGCGCGTCAACCTGCAGGGCGCACAGGTGCCCAGCGCCGGGAACAAGGGCTCGGGCCGCCTGGCCGTCTTCGTCAAGGCCGACTGCGCGCCGTGCGACCAGCGCGTGCGCCAGTTGCAGGCGGCGGGCACGGCCTTCGATATCTACATGGTCGGCAGCCGCCAGGACGATGCGCGCATTCGCCAGTGGGCGACCCTGGCCGGCATCGACCCGGCCCGGGTGCGCGCACGCACGATCACGCTCAACCACGATGCCGGGCGCTGGCTGTCCCTCGGCATGCCCGGCGAGTTGCCGGCCGTGGTGCGCGAGGTGAACGGCCAATGGCAGCGGCAGTAA
- a CDS encoding PilL N-terminal domain-containing protein has protein sequence MPSARPYCRTACGCLALTASLVAGCATTAPSSPPAASSRAVEPASSPPQYIPVVRYGRYTLVELKPTEAQRDLLLQVIDVTLPDTLHATVGDALRHVLQRSGFQLCSGPETDAIDALPLPAAHYRLGPMVLRDALLTLTGPAWNLHADEAARVVCFTPVAMPAEPVRPLPSPAGDADTPAETFPLSEEAQP, from the coding sequence ATGCCATCAGCCCGCCCGTATTGCCGGACAGCCTGCGGTTGCCTGGCGCTGACCGCCTCCCTGGTGGCCGGCTGCGCGACGACCGCGCCGTCTTCCCCGCCAGCCGCTTCATCCCGGGCAGTCGAACCTGCAAGCTCACCGCCGCAATACATCCCAGTGGTCCGCTACGGCCGCTACACCCTGGTCGAACTCAAGCCGACGGAGGCCCAGCGGGATCTGCTGCTGCAGGTGATCGACGTGACCCTGCCCGACACCCTGCACGCGACGGTCGGCGACGCGCTGCGCCACGTGCTGCAACGCTCGGGCTTCCAACTCTGCAGCGGCCCCGAAACCGATGCCATCGATGCCCTTCCGCTGCCGGCGGCGCACTACCGGCTCGGGCCGATGGTGTTGCGCGATGCCCTGCTGACCCTCACCGGTCCGGCCTGGAACCTGCACGCCGACGAGGCTGCGCGCGTGGTGTGTTTCACGCCGGTCGCAATGCCTGCCGAGCCGGTCAGGCCACTACCTTCTCCCGCTGGAGATGCCGACACCCCGGCCGAGACATTCCCGCTTAGCGAGGAGGCGCAGCCATGA
- a CDS encoding integration host factor subunit beta, with the protein MTKSELIDRLAQRFPQFVARDAEEAVKVIFGAMTDALTHGGRIEIRGFGSFSLNYRPPRVGRNPKSGETVHVPGKYVPHFKSGKELRDRVDVAPVPAAVRKKAA; encoded by the coding sequence ATGACGAAATCAGAACTCATCGACCGTCTCGCACAGCGCTTCCCGCAGTTTGTCGCACGGGATGCGGAAGAGGCGGTGAAGGTGATCTTCGGCGCCATGACCGATGCGCTCACCCATGGCGGCCGAATCGAGATTCGCGGCTTCGGCAGCTTTTCGCTGAACTACCGGCCGCCACGCGTAGGCCGCAACCCGAAGTCCGGCGAGACGGTGCATGTCCCCGGGAAATACGTGCCGCATTTCAAGTCGGGCAAGGAGTTGCGGGACCGAGTGGATGTTGCCCCCGTGCCGGCAGCCGTCCGCAAGAAAGCCGCCTGA
- a CDS encoding DEAD/DEAH box helicase, whose translation MSVDLETVPETAAQGDLLEAAASPLTLSLQDFVSEFGDELLDSLNRANPPVYTGQPRAHRQIVLASLKRKLFQAQADVVHAVSELLVDRGERAAIVNGEMGCGKTTVGIATAAVLNAEGYRRTLVLSPPHLVYKWRREIQETVAGAKVWVLNGPDTLLKLIKLREQLGVPAWGQEFFVLGRVRMRMGFHWKPVFTRHRTRHGDVAACPDCGHVITDLDGEPVNPVELEAEEYRRKCSHCAAPLWTLIRPRSLSAGDQSSAVLKALKRIPTIGEVTAQKLMQKFGDAFLASMLGDNIHEFINLMDDRGELVFSDRQAHRMERAMANMEFGFGEGGYQPSEYIKRYLPQGTFDLLIADEAHEYKNGGSAQGQAMGVLAAKSRKTLLLTGTLMGGYGDDLFHLLFRALPGRIIEDGYRPTKSGSMTSAAMAFMRDHGVLKDIYSESTGTAHKTAKGTKVSVRTVKAPGFGPKGVLRCVLPFTVFLKLKDIGGNVLPPYDEEFREVAMDTAQAAAYRDLAGRLTQELKQALAKRDTTLLGVVLNVLLAWPDCCFRSETVVHPRTRHTLAFVPAQFNELEVMPKERELIEICKQEKAAGRKTLVYSVYTGTRDTTSRLKVLLEQEGFKVAVLRASVDASRREDWIAEQLDRGIDVLITNPELVKTGLDLLEFPTIVFMQSGYNVYSLQQAARRSWRIGQKQPVRVIYLGYANSSQMTCLGLMAKKIMVSQSTSGDVPESGLDVLNQDGDSVEVALARQLVAA comes from the coding sequence ATGTCCGTCGATCTTGAAACCGTTCCCGAAACCGCTGCACAGGGCGACCTGCTCGAAGCAGCGGCTTCTCCCCTCACGCTGAGCCTGCAGGACTTCGTTTCCGAGTTCGGCGACGAACTGCTGGATTCCCTCAACCGCGCCAATCCGCCGGTCTACACCGGCCAGCCACGGGCGCATCGGCAGATCGTTCTCGCAAGCCTCAAGCGCAAGCTGTTCCAGGCGCAGGCCGACGTGGTCCATGCGGTTTCCGAACTGTTGGTCGACCGCGGCGAACGTGCCGCGATCGTCAACGGCGAGATGGGATGCGGCAAGACGACCGTCGGCATCGCCACGGCTGCTGTGCTCAACGCCGAAGGCTACCGCCGTACCCTGGTGCTCTCGCCACCCCACCTGGTCTACAAGTGGCGGCGCGAAATCCAGGAGACGGTGGCCGGTGCCAAGGTCTGGGTGCTCAACGGCCCGGACACCCTGCTCAAGCTCATCAAGCTGCGCGAGCAGTTGGGTGTGCCGGCATGGGGTCAGGAGTTTTTCGTCCTGGGCCGCGTGCGGATGCGGATGGGGTTCCACTGGAAACCCGTCTTCACCCGGCATCGCACCCGCCACGGCGACGTGGCGGCGTGCCCGGACTGCGGCCATGTCATCACCGACCTCGACGGCGAGCCGGTCAACCCGGTCGAGCTGGAAGCCGAGGAGTACCGCAGGAAGTGCAGCCACTGCGCCGCACCGCTGTGGACGCTGATCCGCCCGAGGAGCCTGTCCGCCGGTGACCAGTCCTCCGCCGTGCTCAAGGCCCTGAAGCGCATCCCGACCATTGGGGAAGTCACCGCGCAGAAGCTGATGCAGAAGTTCGGTGACGCCTTCCTGGCCTCGATGCTGGGCGACAACATCCACGAGTTCATCAACCTGATGGACGACCGGGGTGAGCTGGTCTTCTCGGATCGTCAGGCGCACCGCATGGAGCGCGCGATGGCGAACATGGAGTTTGGCTTCGGCGAGGGCGGCTACCAGCCGTCCGAGTACATCAAACGCTACCTGCCGCAAGGCACGTTCGACCTGCTCATCGCCGACGAGGCGCACGAGTACAAGAACGGCGGAAGCGCCCAGGGCCAGGCCATGGGCGTGCTCGCGGCAAAGTCGCGCAAGACCTTGCTACTCACCGGCACGCTGATGGGCGGCTACGGCGACGACCTGTTCCACCTGCTGTTCCGAGCCCTGCCGGGGCGGATAATCGAAGACGGCTACCGGCCGACGAAGAGCGGCAGCATGACCTCGGCTGCGATGGCATTTATGCGCGATCACGGTGTCCTCAAGGACATCTATTCCGAGAGCACGGGTACGGCGCACAAGACGGCCAAGGGCACCAAGGTATCGGTGCGCACGGTCAAGGCGCCGGGCTTCGGTCCGAAGGGCGTGCTGCGTTGCGTCCTGCCGTTCACCGTCTTCCTCAAGCTCAAGGACATCGGTGGCAACGTGTTGCCGCCCTACGACGAGGAGTTCCGCGAAGTCGCGATGGATACGGCGCAGGCCGCAGCCTACCGCGATCTGGCGGGTCGCCTGACCCAGGAGCTGAAGCAGGCCCTGGCCAAACGCGACACGACACTGCTCGGCGTGGTCCTCAACGTGCTGCTGGCCTGGCCGGATTGCTGCTTCCGGTCGGAAACCGTGGTGCATCCGCGCACGCGCCACACCCTGGCCTTCGTCCCGGCTCAGTTCAACGAGCTGGAGGTGATGCCCAAGGAGCGCGAGCTGATCGAGATCTGCAAGCAGGAGAAGGCAGCGGGTCGCAAGACCCTCGTCTATTCCGTCTACACGGGCACACGCGATACCACGTCGCGCCTGAAGGTGCTGCTGGAGCAGGAAGGTTTCAAGGTGGCGGTGCTGCGCGCAAGCGTGGATGCCTCCCGCCGCGAGGACTGGATCGCCGAGCAGTTGGACCGCGGCATCGACGTGCTCATCACCAATCCCGAGCTGGTCAAAACCGGCCTGGACCTGTTGGAGTTCCCGACCATCGTGTTCATGCAGTCGGGCTACAACGTGTATTCGCTGCAGCAGGCCGCGCGGCGCTCATGGCGCATCGGCCAGAAGCAGCCGGTGCGCGTGATCTACCTCGGCTACGCCAACTCCTCGCAGATGACCTGCCTGGGGCTGATGGCCAAGAAGATCATGGTCTCGCAAAGCACCTCGGGCGACGTGCCCGAGTCGGGCTTGGATGTCCTCAACCAGGACGGTGACTCCGTCGAAGTCGCGCTCGCCAGGCAACTGGTTGCGGCGTGA
- a CDS encoding DUF6094 domain-containing protein — translation MALMFPRLARNFVKNGYFPTDEPTLERALAALAPADGPMCILDPCAGEGVAIAEAAHALGREQVKAFAVEYDAGRAAHARGLVDRCIHGDLMDTLISRQTFGLLWLNPPYGDLSKDANGNIGYQGQGRARLEKLFYQRALPLLQYGGVLIFIVPSYVLDAELVGWLMRHFADLRIYRAVETQFKQVVVFGRRVRQRDQASDSVKAVRGLLLQIGQGDVEAEELPREWPFLPYMLPASPAEPEHFYRVTMEPEQFADEVDRLQGLWPALDTHLGAAQQSLRPPARALSHWHLALALAAGAISGVVRSRTGRVLVVKGDTHKEKTLQTEYTERDDGSVAETRILTDKFVPVIRAWDMTPGSPTRGEVLTIR, via the coding sequence ATGGCACTCATGTTCCCGCGGCTCGCCCGCAATTTCGTGAAGAACGGGTACTTCCCCACCGATGAACCCACACTCGAAAGAGCGCTCGCCGCACTGGCTCCCGCCGACGGCCCGATGTGCATCCTCGATCCCTGCGCCGGCGAAGGCGTGGCGATCGCCGAAGCCGCGCACGCCCTCGGGCGCGAGCAGGTCAAGGCCTTCGCCGTCGAGTACGACGCCGGGCGTGCGGCCCACGCACGCGGACTCGTCGATCGCTGTATCCACGGCGACCTAATGGACACGCTGATCTCACGCCAGACCTTTGGCCTGCTGTGGCTGAACCCGCCCTATGGCGACCTGAGTAAGGACGCCAACGGCAACATCGGCTACCAGGGCCAGGGCCGCGCCAGGCTGGAGAAACTGTTCTACCAGCGCGCGCTGCCGCTGCTGCAGTACGGCGGCGTGCTGATCTTCATCGTGCCGTCCTACGTGCTCGACGCCGAGCTGGTCGGATGGCTGATGCGCCACTTCGCCGACCTGCGCATCTACCGTGCGGTGGAGACGCAGTTCAAGCAGGTGGTGGTCTTCGGCCGCCGGGTTCGCCAGCGCGACCAGGCATCGGATTCGGTCAAAGCCGTGCGCGGCCTGCTGCTGCAGATCGGGCAGGGCGACGTCGAAGCCGAGGAGCTGCCGCGGGAATGGCCGTTCCTGCCCTACATGCTCCCCGCCAGCCCGGCCGAACCGGAGCACTTCTATCGCGTGACGATGGAACCCGAGCAGTTCGCCGACGAAGTCGACCGGCTGCAAGGACTCTGGCCGGCGCTCGATACGCACCTGGGTGCCGCACAGCAATCGCTGCGGCCACCGGCGCGGGCTTTGTCACACTGGCATCTCGCCCTGGCCTTGGCCGCGGGCGCGATCTCCGGCGTGGTGAGGTCCAGAACCGGGCGGGTGCTCGTCGTCAAAGGTGATACCCACAAGGAGAAAACTCTCCAGACGGAATACACCGAACGCGACGACGGCTCCGTGGCCGAGACGCGCATCCTCACCGACAAGTTCGTGCCGGTCATCCGCGCCTGGGACATGACGCCAGGCTCCCCGACGCGGGGCGAGGTGCTGACCATCCGCTGA
- a CDS encoding patatin-like phospholipase family protein — translation MSSSRIGLALSGGGSRAIAFHLGCLRALHDRGILDKVAVLSGVSGGSVIAALYAYSDEPFEAFARRVEAALSRGMVWGIARETLLSFELPKIVVATILAGPAAVLARTLQLTGWLLSLVKLRPKWLVTIAEQILDFAPRFASFTTAFERHLVRCYFGDRRMDAVGRRELSVVINAAELRTETAFRYGSVESGCWRFGRLTDTPHVATAVAASAAFPAFLPALDHYLTFTKNGVETKHRVIVTDGGVYDNLGVSCMLPGRSSEFSTNVFPVDFIIACDAGQGMPSGARRPTFWMSRMLATVITIHRRTQTLTQSLLHRMAASGEIQGFLMPYLGQRDSALPVRPADLVSRDQVIDYPTNFNPMSKGNIEKLSKRGEQLTRCLVDTYAPEL, via the coding sequence ATGAGCTCCTCGAGAATCGGCTTGGCCCTCTCGGGTGGCGGATCTCGGGCCATCGCCTTTCACCTGGGTTGCCTGCGTGCGCTTCACGACCGCGGAATTCTCGACAAGGTCGCTGTGCTTTCGGGGGTCTCGGGCGGCAGTGTCATCGCGGCGCTCTATGCCTACAGCGATGAACCATTCGAAGCTTTTGCGCGTCGAGTCGAGGCGGCGCTCTCGCGCGGCATGGTGTGGGGAATTGCCCGCGAGACGCTCTTGTCGTTCGAACTGCCTAAGATTGTGGTCGCCACGATCCTCGCCGGCCCGGCTGCCGTTCTGGCGCGGACTCTCCAGCTCACGGGATGGTTGCTGAGCCTCGTAAAGCTACGGCCTAAGTGGCTAGTAACGATCGCCGAGCAGATCCTCGACTTTGCCCCACGGTTTGCGAGCTTCACGACGGCTTTCGAGCGCCACCTCGTTCGTTGCTACTTCGGCGACCGGCGCATGGATGCTGTCGGGCGCCGAGAGCTCTCGGTTGTCATCAATGCGGCCGAGCTCCGTACCGAGACGGCATTCCGCTATGGCTCCGTTGAGAGCGGATGTTGGCGGTTCGGCAGGCTGACCGATACCCCGCACGTCGCCACCGCGGTTGCCGCTTCCGCGGCATTCCCTGCATTCCTGCCCGCGCTCGATCACTACCTGACATTCACCAAGAACGGTGTCGAAACGAAGCATCGCGTCATCGTCACGGACGGGGGTGTTTACGACAATCTTGGTGTGTCCTGCATGCTACCTGGGCGCTCAAGCGAGTTCAGTACCAATGTGTTCCCGGTGGACTTCATCATTGCGTGTGATGCCGGCCAGGGGATGCCGTCTGGGGCGAGGCGGCCGACATTCTGGATGTCGCGGATGCTGGCGACGGTCATCACTATCCACCGGCGGACGCAGACGCTGACACAGAGTCTCCTCCACCGGATGGCGGCCAGCGGGGAGATTCAGGGGTTTCTCATGCCGTATCTCGGCCAGCGGGATAGCGCGCTGCCGGTCCGGCCTGCCGACCTGGTCAGTCGTGATCAGGTTATCGACTACCCGACGAATTTCAACCCAATGTCGAAGGGGAACATCGAAAAGCTCAGCAAGCGGGGCGAGCAGCTGACTCGCTGCCTTGTGGATACCTATGCGCCCGAACTTTGA
- a CDS encoding ThiF family adenylyltransferase: MPELSRGQQLALLQLADIADNSNGALEVLELAAESKSEGYVWVHLSLETKDYRTRNGLAFRDRERISLHVHPDFPFKKPDIYFKHTRFIGTPHVQWGSSICLYQSGETEYEPSDGMFGFFDRVEQWMRAAGKGELDPDDAPLHPPVAYTTSSTTFVVRADTPAGMADDGIWIGRADLRKVRGDRFDLVGWTKLDDWGDTDPGHPIAAAILFDKPLATEFPTKVNDLIELVENAGLSFGLLYSLLRLFSLVGSEEEPAYFVLGAPMRRKAAGEPLKPHLTVWEIGPDTLKTLRAMVRSKGEDEAARDELVKWMVKAGVRWCDVLEDRPEIVNRRDGGTLLAALSEKRVLLLGCGALGSAVAEMVLRSGAAKLHLVDYGIVKPGILVRQRYADSDIGSEKATALQAHLQAIGLECLVTVGKGNLANQALSRFDFKEWDLVIDATASASATHRIEEELKAQSLPIPMLSMSVSAAAENGSVLVKMPQYRGGPHHIARQAKLEALAKDAGHSLAKAFWPERETVTVFQPEPGCSAPTFIGSAADIDHHAAGLLNIGLSRIESLAPDAASLDLVAASWLRADDSKRRLSYTFKGYARHSEQRHGYAVLRSDVAALDMASELRRIARTRSDRVETGGLIFGEVDDAHQVIWVDSVSGPPPDSTATEMQFLCGTAGTKELNAFKSVASGKSSRFIGIWHTHPISRGRPSQDDLNAMLELLHFQEFPPRQVVMLIVGYAATRREENYYLYRRNEFVFIARHEEEDGGQQ; this comes from the coding sequence ATGCCCGAACTGAGTCGAGGTCAGCAGCTCGCCCTTCTTCAACTCGCCGATATCGCCGACAACTCGAACGGTGCTCTGGAGGTTCTTGAATTAGCGGCCGAGTCGAAATCGGAGGGCTACGTCTGGGTCCACCTATCGCTCGAAACGAAGGACTACCGAACCAGAAACGGTCTCGCATTTCGAGACCGTGAGCGAATAAGCCTGCACGTTCATCCGGACTTCCCATTCAAGAAACCCGACATCTATTTCAAGCACACGCGGTTCATCGGAACGCCGCACGTTCAGTGGGGCAGTTCGATCTGCCTCTATCAATCGGGCGAGACGGAGTACGAGCCGTCCGATGGCATGTTCGGCTTCTTTGACCGGGTAGAGCAGTGGATGCGCGCGGCGGGAAAGGGCGAGCTGGACCCTGATGATGCGCCTCTGCATCCGCCCGTCGCCTACACCACGTCCTCGACCACGTTCGTCGTCAGAGCTGATACACCTGCCGGAATGGCGGACGACGGGATTTGGATCGGGCGTGCGGACTTGCGCAAAGTCAGGGGTGACCGCTTCGACCTCGTCGGGTGGACCAAGCTAGATGATTGGGGCGATACCGACCCTGGACATCCGATCGCTGCCGCCATCCTATTCGACAAGCCGCTCGCGACCGAATTTCCGACGAAGGTCAACGATCTCATCGAACTCGTCGAGAACGCGGGGCTGTCGTTCGGCTTGCTGTACTCCCTCCTGAGACTCTTCTCCCTGGTCGGCTCAGAGGAGGAGCCCGCATATTTCGTCCTTGGCGCTCCGATGCGGCGCAAGGCGGCCGGCGAGCCGCTTAAGCCGCACCTGACCGTTTGGGAAATTGGTCCGGACACGCTGAAGACGCTCCGCGCCATGGTGCGGAGCAAGGGGGAAGACGAAGCCGCGCGAGACGAGCTCGTCAAGTGGATGGTTAAGGCAGGCGTCAGGTGGTGCGACGTCCTCGAAGACCGGCCTGAGATCGTCAACCGGCGAGACGGCGGAACGCTGCTCGCTGCCCTCTCTGAGAAACGGGTCCTGCTCCTCGGTTGCGGAGCACTGGGGTCGGCGGTGGCCGAGATGGTTCTGCGCTCTGGCGCCGCCAAACTGCATCTCGTCGACTACGGCATAGTGAAGCCTGGAATCCTCGTCAGGCAGCGCTATGCGGACAGCGACATCGGCTCGGAAAAGGCCACCGCGCTGCAAGCGCATTTGCAGGCCATTGGCCTTGAATGCTTGGTCACTGTGGGCAAGGGTAACCTCGCCAATCAGGCGCTGTCCCGTTTCGACTTCAAGGAATGGGACTTGGTCATAGACGCCACGGCGTCAGCGAGCGCAACCCATCGCATCGAAGAGGAATTGAAGGCACAGAGCCTTCCGATTCCAATGCTGTCGATGTCGGTCAGTGCTGCGGCCGAAAACGGATCGGTGCTGGTGAAGATGCCTCAGTACCGTGGGGGTCCGCATCACATTGCGCGACAGGCCAAATTAGAGGCGTTAGCAAAGGATGCTGGCCATTCACTGGCGAAGGCGTTCTGGCCAGAGCGCGAGACGGTAACGGTGTTTCAGCCGGAGCCAGGCTGCTCGGCGCCGACGTTCATCGGCTCGGCGGCCGACATTGACCACCACGCAGCGGGCCTCTTGAACATCGGTCTGTCTCGCATCGAAAGCCTTGCGCCCGATGCGGCAAGTCTGGACCTCGTCGCCGCATCGTGGTTGCGGGCGGACGATAGTAAGCGGCGCCTGAGCTACACGTTCAAGGGCTACGCTCGTCATAGCGAGCAGAGGCACGGCTACGCTGTGCTGCGCTCGGATGTTGCCGCGCTCGATATGGCGTCAGAATTGAGGCGCATCGCACGCACGCGTTCCGACAGGGTCGAAACTGGCGGCCTCATCTTCGGTGAAGTTGACGACGCTCATCAGGTAATCTGGGTCGATAGTGTCAGCGGGCCGCCGCCGGATAGTACCGCGACTGAAATGCAGTTTCTGTGCGGGACTGCCGGCACGAAGGAACTGAACGCGTTCAAATCGGTGGCGAGTGGGAAGTCGAGCCGCTTCATCGGCATCTGGCATACGCACCCCATCAGTCGCGGCCGGCCGAGCCAAGACGACCTCAATGCGATGCTGGAGCTGCTCCACTTCCAGGAGTTTCCGCCGCGCCAGGTGGTCATGCTCATCGTAGGGTACGCCGCAACGAGGCGCGAAGAAAACTACTACCTCTACCGGCGCAACGAATTCGTCTTCATTGCGCGGCACGAGGAAGAGGATGGAGGGCAACAATGA
- a CDS encoding DUF932 domain-containing protein codes for MQLASRFACCSPVLRSNQPLSDDQIRTVAPSIFADTPHESRSERYSYISTAAVLAELRKEGFQPFMVCQTRVRQEDHRDYTKHMLRLRHASQINGTEANEIILLNSHDGTSSYQMLAGMFRFVCQNGLVCGDTFADVRVPHKGNVTDDVIEGAYEVLHGFEQMQDSRDAMRAITLDDGEAEVFARSALVLKYDEPGKTLPITESQILRPRRFDDNHADLWSTFNRVQENLVKGGLTGRSANGRQQRTRPVQGIDQNVRLNRALWLLAEGLRQLKA; via the coding sequence ATGCAACTCGCATCCCGTTTCGCTTGTTGTTCCCCGGTGCTGCGGTCGAATCAGCCACTGTCGGATGACCAGATTCGCACCGTCGCGCCCTCCATCTTCGCGGACACCCCGCACGAAAGCCGCTCCGAGCGGTACAGCTACATCTCCACGGCGGCTGTGCTGGCTGAACTGCGCAAGGAAGGCTTCCAGCCTTTCATGGTGTGCCAGACTCGCGTGCGCCAGGAGGACCACCGCGACTATACCAAGCACATGCTGCGCCTTCGCCATGCGAGCCAGATCAACGGCACCGAGGCGAACGAGATCATCCTGCTCAACTCGCACGATGGCACCAGCAGCTACCAGATGCTGGCCGGAATGTTCCGCTTCGTCTGCCAGAACGGCCTGGTGTGCGGCGACACGTTCGCCGACGTCCGTGTGCCTCACAAGGGCAACGTCACCGACGATGTGATCGAGGGCGCCTACGAGGTACTGCATGGCTTCGAGCAGATGCAGGACTCGCGCGACGCCATGCGTGCCATCACGCTCGACGATGGCGAGGCCGAGGTCTTCGCGAGATCGGCCCTGGTCCTCAAGTACGACGAACCTGGCAAGACCCTGCCGATCACGGAAAGCCAGATCCTGCGTCCCCGTCGCTTCGACGACAACCATGCGGACCTGTGGTCGACGTTCAACCGGGTCCAGGAGAACCTCGTCAAAGGCGGCCTGACTGGCCGCAGCGCCAATGGGCGCCAGCAGCGCACCCGGCCTGTCCAGGGCATCGACCAGAACGTCCGGCTCAACCGGGCGCTCTGGCTGCTCGCGGAAGGCTTGCGTCAATTGAAAGCCTGA